In Centropristis striata isolate RG_2023a ecotype Rhode Island chromosome 1, C.striata_1.0, whole genome shotgun sequence, one DNA window encodes the following:
- the LOC131974344 gene encoding gastrula zinc finger protein XlCGF57.1-like encodes MKAEQEEELSRFKENERRLKLLYAAFNPEVRLNRLDVQQLLVKDVLPNCTPSRDQEDPKLLQIKGEQEELWDSPEGEQHHALEEADITKFPFTAVPVKCEDEEEKCGSSLLHHSQTEDNREAECPASSSAVQIKTETGGEDCRGSEPARKRESDSHSQPNTDDEKTSDSSETEIHYEDPLSDSESETEDSDGDWMETSSPESAVNALKYGEAPVNDVRPNTVKKSTRFSKCSQGLSDSKKCLRVQHTADTQTIIHTGEKPFSCDECGTRFKQKKNLKTHMKAHTGEKRFGCDDCGKRFTRQQELKLHMMVHTGQKPFGCDDCGKRFTRQHELKRHMRLHTGDKPFGCDNCGKRFKWQQELKRHMRVHTGEKPFDCDECGRRFIEQHQLKRHMIVHTGEKPFGCDDCGKRFTRQEYLKRHVVVHTGQKPFGCNYCGKRFTRQQTLNIHMQIH; translated from the coding sequence ATGTCCAGCAGCTGTTGGTTAAAGATGTCCTCCCTAACTGTACCCCCAGCCGGGACCAGGAGGACCCAAAGCTCCTCCAGATAAAAGGGGAACAGGAAGAACTCTGGGATAGTCCAGAGGGAGAGCAGCATCATGCTCTGGAGGAGGCCGATATCACCAAGTTTCCATTCACTGCGGTTCCTGTGAAGtgtgaagatgaagaagagaaaTGTGGGTCTTCACTGCTTCATCACAGCCAAACGGAGGACAACAGAGAGGCAGAGTGTCCAGCCAGCAGCTCAGCTGTGCAGATAAAGACAGAAACTGGTGGAGAGGACTGTAGAGGATCAGAACCAGCCAGGAAGAGAGAGTCAGACAGTCATTCACAACCAAACACTGATGATGAAAAGACTTCCGACTCTTCTGAGACTGAAATCCATTACGAAGACCCTTTGTCAGATTCTGAATCTGAAACTGAAGACAGTGATGGTGATTGGATGGAGACCAGTTCACCTGAGTCAGCTGTGAATGCTCTGAAATATGGAGAAGCTCCTGTAAATGATGTGAGACCTAACACTGTGAAAAAGTCCACAAGATTCTCTAAGTGTAGTCAAGGACTGTCCgacagtaaaaaatgtttgagagtacagcacacagcagacacacagaccATAATCCACACCGGAGAGAAACCATTCAGTTGTGATGAATGTGGGACAAGatttaaacagaagaaaaatctgaagACACACATGAAGgctcacacaggagagaaacgaTTTGGCTGTGATgattgtgggaaaagatttacaCGGCAGCAAGAACTGAAGTTACACATGATGGTTCACACAGGACAGAAACCATTTGGCTGTGATgattgtgggaaaagatttacaCGGCAGCATGAActgaagagacacatgagacTTCACACAGGAGATAAACCATTTGGCTGTGACAattgtgggaaaagatttaaATGGCAGCAAGAACTAAAGAGACACATGagagttcacacaggagagaaaccatttgATTGTGATGAATGTGGGAGAAGATTTATTGAGCAGCATCAACTGAAGAGACACATGAtagttcacacaggagagaaaccatttggttgtgatgactgtgggaaaagatttacaAGGCAGGAATATCTAAAGAGACACGTGGTAGTTCACACAGGACAGAAACCATTTGGTTGCAATTattgtgggaaaagatttacaCGACAGCAAACTTTGAAcatacacatgcaaatacactaa